One window from the genome of Pelobates fuscus isolate aPelFus1 chromosome 13, aPelFus1.pri, whole genome shotgun sequence encodes:
- the KCNK10 gene encoding potassium channel subfamily K member 10 isoform X3: MAVPSTVPSPAPLPVPPSEPKPIGHHPTPTPTPTPRMSVCSRVTLVSSMDNTSSGLHTVMKWKTVLAIFVVVVVYLVSGGLVFRALEQPFESSQKSTIAQEKADFLLNHPCVTQQELDILIKKVINADNVGVNPIGNYTNSSSSHWDLGSAFFFAGTVITTIGFGNIAPSTEGGKIFCILYAIFGIPLFGFLLAGIGDQLGTIFGKSIARVEKVFRKKQVSQTKIRVISTILFIVAGCLVFVTIPAVIFKQIEGWTELESIYFVVVTLSTVGFGDFVAGGNSDIIYREWYKPMVWFWILVGLAYFAAVLSMIGDWLRVISKKTKEEVGEIKAHAAEWKANVQAEFRETRRRLSVEIHDKLQRAATMRSMERRRLGLDQRAHSLDMLSPEKRSVFSELETGRFKASSQESINNRPNNLRLKGVEQFNLHGQGVSEDNIINKFGSNSSKLTKRKNRDLKKNLPEDVRKIYENFRKYSVDEEKKEDEADNISNSDTATLSDFIHHSVMENGSVPTETKDEEHENKALLEERN; this comes from the exons tggcTGTGCCCTCAACTGTACCCTCGCCTGCCCCGTTGCCTGTACCCCCTTCTGAACCAAAGCCCATCGGACATCACCCTACTCCCACCCCTACCCCGACCCCCCGAATGTCTGTATGTTCCCGGGTTACACTGGTTAGCAGCATGGACAATACATCAAGTGGCCTGCATACCGTTATGAAGTGGAAGACTGTTCTTGCCATCTTCGTGGTGGTGGTTGTGTACTTGGTCAGTGGTGGTCTTGTCTTCCGAGCTCTTGAGCAACCATTTGAAAGCAGCCAGAAAAGCACAATTGCCCAAGAAAAGGCAGATTTCTTGCTGAATCATCCTTGTGTCACTCAACAGGAGCTCGATatactaataaag AAAGTCATCAACGCTGACAATGTAGGAGTGAATCCAATTGGAAACTACACAAACAGCAGCAGTAGCCACTGGGACCTTGGAAGTGCCTTTTTCTTTGCCGGAACTGTAATCACTACAATAG GGTTCGGAAATATTGCACCAAGTACAGAAGGAGGAAAGATCTTTTGCATTCTTTATGCCATATTTGGGATTCCTCTCTTTGGCTTCCTCTTGGCTGGAATCGGAGACCAACTGGGGACAATCTTTGGAAAAAGTATTGCAAGAGTAGAAAAGGTTTTCAGG AAGAAGCAGGTCAGCCAGACGAAGATCAGAGTAATATCGACTATCCTATTTATTGTGGCCGGGTGTTTGGTCTTCGTGACCATTCCAGCTGTTATCTTTAAACAGATAGAAGGTTGGACGGAGCTGGAATCCATTTACTTTGTTGTTGTTACTCTTTCAACTGTTGGCTTTGGTGACTTTGTGGCAG gagGAAATTCGGACATTATTTACCGGGAGTGGTACAAACCGATGGTATGGTTCTGGATTTTGGTTGGCTTAGCATACTTTGCCGCAGTCCTGAGTATGATTGGTGATTGGCTTCGGGTGatatccaaaaaaacaaaagaagag GTTGGAGAAATTAAAGCTCATGCGGCAGAGTGGAAAGCCAATGTACAAGCAGAATTCAGAGAGACGCGGAGGCGGCTCAGTGTTGAAATCCATGACAAGCTTCAGAGAGCAGCCACCATGAGGAGCATGGAACGCAGGAGGCTTGGCCTAGACCAGAGGGCCCACTCATTAGACATGCTATCCCCCGAAAAGCGCTCTGTATTTTCAGAACTGGAGACAGGACGCTTCAAGGCCTCATCTCAAGAAAGTATAAACAACAGGCCCAACAATCTCAGACTTAAAGGTGTTGAGCAGTTTAATTTACATGGACAGGGGGTTTCAGAAGATAACATTATCAACAAGTTTGGGTCAAATTCATCTAAGCTTACAAAAAGGAAAAACAGGGACTTGAAAAAGAACCTTCCAGAGGATGTACGGAAGATCTACGAGAACTTCCGTAAGTATTCTGTTgacgaagaaaaaaaagaagacgaGGCTGACAACATTTCCAATTCTGACACGGCGACTCTGTCCGACTTCATTCACCACTCTGTGATGGAGAATGGCTCCGTACCCACCGAAACCAAAGATGAGGAACATGAGAACAAAGCTCTACTTGAAGAGAGAAACTAA
- the KCNK10 gene encoding potassium channel subfamily K member 10 isoform X1 gives MKFPIETPRKQVNWDPEVAVPSTVPSPAPLPVPPSEPKPIGHHPTPTPTPTPRMSVCSRVTLVSSMDNTSSGLHTVMKWKTVLAIFVVVVVYLVSGGLVFRALEQPFESSQKSTIAQEKADFLLNHPCVTQQELDILIKKVINADNVGVNPIGNYTNSSSSHWDLGSAFFFAGTVITTIGFGNIAPSTEGGKIFCILYAIFGIPLFGFLLAGIGDQLGTIFGKSIARVEKVFRKKQVSQTKIRVISTILFIVAGCLVFVTIPAVIFKQIEGWTELESIYFVVVTLSTVGFGDFVAGGNSDIIYREWYKPMVWFWILVGLAYFAAVLSMIGDWLRVISKKTKEEVGEIKAHAAEWKANVQAEFRETRRRLSVEIHDKLQRAATMRSMERRRLGLDQRAHSLDMLSPEKRSVFSELETGRFKASSQESINNRPNNLRLKGVEQFNLHGQGVSEDNIINKFGSNSSKLTKRKNRDLKKNLPEDVRKIYENFRKYSVDEEKKEDEADNISNSDTATLSDFIHHSVMENGSVPTETKDEEHENKALLEERN, from the exons tggcTGTGCCCTCAACTGTACCCTCGCCTGCCCCGTTGCCTGTACCCCCTTCTGAACCAAAGCCCATCGGACATCACCCTACTCCCACCCCTACCCCGACCCCCCGAATGTCTGTATGTTCCCGGGTTACACTGGTTAGCAGCATGGACAATACATCAAGTGGCCTGCATACCGTTATGAAGTGGAAGACTGTTCTTGCCATCTTCGTGGTGGTGGTTGTGTACTTGGTCAGTGGTGGTCTTGTCTTCCGAGCTCTTGAGCAACCATTTGAAAGCAGCCAGAAAAGCACAATTGCCCAAGAAAAGGCAGATTTCTTGCTGAATCATCCTTGTGTCACTCAACAGGAGCTCGATatactaataaag AAAGTCATCAACGCTGACAATGTAGGAGTGAATCCAATTGGAAACTACACAAACAGCAGCAGTAGCCACTGGGACCTTGGAAGTGCCTTTTTCTTTGCCGGAACTGTAATCACTACAATAG GGTTCGGAAATATTGCACCAAGTACAGAAGGAGGAAAGATCTTTTGCATTCTTTATGCCATATTTGGGATTCCTCTCTTTGGCTTCCTCTTGGCTGGAATCGGAGACCAACTGGGGACAATCTTTGGAAAAAGTATTGCAAGAGTAGAAAAGGTTTTCAGG AAGAAGCAGGTCAGCCAGACGAAGATCAGAGTAATATCGACTATCCTATTTATTGTGGCCGGGTGTTTGGTCTTCGTGACCATTCCAGCTGTTATCTTTAAACAGATAGAAGGTTGGACGGAGCTGGAATCCATTTACTTTGTTGTTGTTACTCTTTCAACTGTTGGCTTTGGTGACTTTGTGGCAG gagGAAATTCGGACATTATTTACCGGGAGTGGTACAAACCGATGGTATGGTTCTGGATTTTGGTTGGCTTAGCATACTTTGCCGCAGTCCTGAGTATGATTGGTGATTGGCTTCGGGTGatatccaaaaaaacaaaagaagag GTTGGAGAAATTAAAGCTCATGCGGCAGAGTGGAAAGCCAATGTACAAGCAGAATTCAGAGAGACGCGGAGGCGGCTCAGTGTTGAAATCCATGACAAGCTTCAGAGAGCAGCCACCATGAGGAGCATGGAACGCAGGAGGCTTGGCCTAGACCAGAGGGCCCACTCATTAGACATGCTATCCCCCGAAAAGCGCTCTGTATTTTCAGAACTGGAGACAGGACGCTTCAAGGCCTCATCTCAAGAAAGTATAAACAACAGGCCCAACAATCTCAGACTTAAAGGTGTTGAGCAGTTTAATTTACATGGACAGGGGGTTTCAGAAGATAACATTATCAACAAGTTTGGGTCAAATTCATCTAAGCTTACAAAAAGGAAAAACAGGGACTTGAAAAAGAACCTTCCAGAGGATGTACGGAAGATCTACGAGAACTTCCGTAAGTATTCTGTTgacgaagaaaaaaaagaagacgaGGCTGACAACATTTCCAATTCTGACACGGCGACTCTGTCCGACTTCATTCACCACTCTGTGATGGAGAATGGCTCCGTACCCACCGAAACCAAAGATGAGGAACATGAGAACAAAGCTCTACTTGAAGAGAGAAACTAA
- the KCNK10 gene encoding potassium channel subfamily K member 10 isoform X2 yields the protein MAVPSTVPSPAPLPVPPSEPKPIGHHPTPTPTPTPRMSVCSRVTLVSSMDNTSSGLHTVMKWKTVLAIFVVVVVYLVSGGLVFRALEQPFESSQKSTIAQEKADFLLNHPCVTQQELDILIKKVINADNVGVNPIGNYTNSSSSHWDLGSAFFFAGTVITTIGFGNIAPSTEGGKIFCILYAIFGIPLFGFLLAGIGDQLGTIFGKSIARVEKVFRKKQVSQTKIRVISTILFIVAGCLVFVTIPAVIFKQIEGWTELESIYFVVVTLSTVGFGDFVAGGNSDIIYREWYKPMVWFWILVGLAYFAAVLSMIGDWLRVISKKTKEEVGEIKAHAAEWKANVQAEFRETRRRLSVEIHDKLQRAATMRSMERRRLGLDQRAHSLDMLSPEKRSVFSELETGRFKASSQESINNRPNNLRLKGVEQFNLHGQGVSEDNIINKFGSNSSKLTKRKNRDLKKNLPEDVRKIYENFRKYSVDEEKKEDEADNISNSDTATLSDFIHHSVMENGSVPTETKDEEHENKALLEERN from the exons A tggcTGTGCCCTCAACTGTACCCTCGCCTGCCCCGTTGCCTGTACCCCCTTCTGAACCAAAGCCCATCGGACATCACCCTACTCCCACCCCTACCCCGACCCCCCGAATGTCTGTATGTTCCCGGGTTACACTGGTTAGCAGCATGGACAATACATCAAGTGGCCTGCATACCGTTATGAAGTGGAAGACTGTTCTTGCCATCTTCGTGGTGGTGGTTGTGTACTTGGTCAGTGGTGGTCTTGTCTTCCGAGCTCTTGAGCAACCATTTGAAAGCAGCCAGAAAAGCACAATTGCCCAAGAAAAGGCAGATTTCTTGCTGAATCATCCTTGTGTCACTCAACAGGAGCTCGATatactaataaag AAAGTCATCAACGCTGACAATGTAGGAGTGAATCCAATTGGAAACTACACAAACAGCAGCAGTAGCCACTGGGACCTTGGAAGTGCCTTTTTCTTTGCCGGAACTGTAATCACTACAATAG GGTTCGGAAATATTGCACCAAGTACAGAAGGAGGAAAGATCTTTTGCATTCTTTATGCCATATTTGGGATTCCTCTCTTTGGCTTCCTCTTGGCTGGAATCGGAGACCAACTGGGGACAATCTTTGGAAAAAGTATTGCAAGAGTAGAAAAGGTTTTCAGG AAGAAGCAGGTCAGCCAGACGAAGATCAGAGTAATATCGACTATCCTATTTATTGTGGCCGGGTGTTTGGTCTTCGTGACCATTCCAGCTGTTATCTTTAAACAGATAGAAGGTTGGACGGAGCTGGAATCCATTTACTTTGTTGTTGTTACTCTTTCAACTGTTGGCTTTGGTGACTTTGTGGCAG gagGAAATTCGGACATTATTTACCGGGAGTGGTACAAACCGATGGTATGGTTCTGGATTTTGGTTGGCTTAGCATACTTTGCCGCAGTCCTGAGTATGATTGGTGATTGGCTTCGGGTGatatccaaaaaaacaaaagaagag GTTGGAGAAATTAAAGCTCATGCGGCAGAGTGGAAAGCCAATGTACAAGCAGAATTCAGAGAGACGCGGAGGCGGCTCAGTGTTGAAATCCATGACAAGCTTCAGAGAGCAGCCACCATGAGGAGCATGGAACGCAGGAGGCTTGGCCTAGACCAGAGGGCCCACTCATTAGACATGCTATCCCCCGAAAAGCGCTCTGTATTTTCAGAACTGGAGACAGGACGCTTCAAGGCCTCATCTCAAGAAAGTATAAACAACAGGCCCAACAATCTCAGACTTAAAGGTGTTGAGCAGTTTAATTTACATGGACAGGGGGTTTCAGAAGATAACATTATCAACAAGTTTGGGTCAAATTCATCTAAGCTTACAAAAAGGAAAAACAGGGACTTGAAAAAGAACCTTCCAGAGGATGTACGGAAGATCTACGAGAACTTCCGTAAGTATTCTGTTgacgaagaaaaaaaagaagacgaGGCTGACAACATTTCCAATTCTGACACGGCGACTCTGTCCGACTTCATTCACCACTCTGTGATGGAGAATGGCTCCGTACCCACCGAAACCAAAGATGAGGAACATGAGAACAAAGCTCTACTTGAAGAGAGAAACTAA